The following coding sequences lie in one Treponema socranskii subsp. buccale genomic window:
- a CDS encoding type II toxin-antitoxin system RelE/ParE family toxin has product MNYEVRQTEEFSKWLKKLKDAVAKVAIARRIDRMTDGNFGDSKSVGGGVFELRVDVGKGYRVYFTNKNNKIVILLVGGDKSTQCEDIKIAKKMASEV; this is encoded by the coding sequence ATGAACTATGAAGTAAGGCAGACGGAAGAATTTTCAAAATGGCTTAAAAAACTGAAAGATGCCGTTGCAAAAGTAGCGATAGCAAGGCGGATTGATAGAATGACAGATGGTAATTTCGGGGATTCGAAGTCGGTCGGCGGCGGAGTGTTTGAGCTAAGGGTTGATGTGGGTAAGGGCTACCGTGTTTACTTTACAAATAAAAATAACAAGATTGTAATACTTCTTGTGGGCGGTGATAAATCAACACAATGCGAAGATATAAAGATTGCCAAGAAAATGGCTTCGGAGGTTTAA
- a CDS encoding addiction module antidote protein: MLKTTEFDIAEYLDTEELREGYLELVAKDGTQEELLRAINAVARARGMTETAKEAGITREGLYKALSPNGNPTFSTVWNVLHAIGYTLTPTPIAKTM, encoded by the coding sequence ATGTTGAAAACTACGGAATTTGATATTGCTGAATATCTCGACACGGAAGAATTAAGAGAAGGCTACCTTGAACTTGTTGCAAAGGACGGCACACAAGAGGAATTGCTCCGTGCAATAAACGCAGTGGCAAGAGCAAGAGGAATGACAGAGACCGCAAAGGAAGCGGGGATTACACGGGAGGGCTTGTATAAGGCGCTTTCCCCGAACGGCAACCCTACATTCTCAACCGTTTGGAACGTTCTTCACGCTATCGGCTACACGCTCACGCCTACGCCGATAGCAAAAACGATGTAA
- a CDS encoding helix-turn-helix domain-containing protein, with product MSKFGTKIYDLRVNGKNETLRTVAFALGISAMYLSELETGVKMPVRSKVIPKIAEYYNQDVEELKRLLQEDIKNAAIETAKNGTYAQAFAAARKSPAAVSALENFLRQEREK from the coding sequence ATGTCTAAATTCGGTACAAAGATTTATGATTTGCGGGTAAACGGGAAAAACGAAACACTTCGCACCGTCGCTTTTGCACTTGGTATTTCTGCTATGTACCTTTCAGAATTGGAGACAGGCGTAAAAATGCCGGTACGCAGCAAAGTAATACCGAAGATCGCGGAATATTACAATCAGGATGTCGAGGAGTTGAAACGCCTTTTACAAGAGGACATTAAGAATGCCGCGATTGAGACGGCAAAGAACGGTACATACGCACAGGCGTTTGCTGCTGCACGAAAAAGTCCTGCGGCCGTAAGTGCGCTGGAAAATTTTTTAAGACAGGAGAGAGAAAAATAA
- a CDS encoding ImmA/IrrE family metallo-endopeptidase, with the protein MLLETHPMPPLSAAAIEAYVEQYLANYIPQHLIEPSRLTMQDIQKAIWNSHGYKIALVHGYPLESIEAQTNFPTNRIEVTEKFMIDFENEYPRNRYTLAHEVGHVILHSGIVMQLAPLAARRNTQRPIKTYENAEWQAEHAAGALLMPLVTLLPFLCSLYEDHHSDREIVKEIQAVYGVSCSAATARIRAVLKPNIERKRNEVIKNKALNVSSIQGLIGLFQSL; encoded by the coding sequence ATGTTACTGGAAACGCATCCTATGCCGCCGTTAAGTGCGGCGGCTATTGAAGCTTATGTCGAACAATATCTTGCAAACTATATACCGCAGCATTTAATAGAGCCTAGTAGGCTTACAATGCAAGATATACAAAAAGCGATCTGGAATTCACATGGCTATAAAATCGCTCTTGTTCATGGATATCCCCTCGAATCAATAGAGGCACAGACGAATTTCCCCACAAACAGAATTGAAGTAACAGAAAAATTCATGATTGATTTCGAAAACGAATACCCTCGCAATCGATATACACTTGCGCACGAAGTAGGTCATGTTATTTTGCATAGCGGGATTGTCATGCAACTTGCGCCGTTGGCGGCACGGAGAAATACGCAACGCCCGATTAAAACCTATGAAAATGCAGAGTGGCAAGCAGAACATGCCGCCGGCGCATTACTCATGCCTCTCGTTACGTTACTTCCTTTTTTGTGTAGCTTATACGAGGATCACCATTCAGATAGAGAGATTGTAAAGGAGATACAAGCCGTTTATGGCGTTTCGTGTAGTGCCGCAACGGCAAGAATTCGTGCGGTCTTAAAACCGAATATAGAGAGAAAACGTAATGAAGTTATAAAAAATAAAGCCTTGAATGTTAGCAGCATTCAAGGCCTTATAGGGCTGTTTCAATCGCTCTGA
- the dtd gene encoding D-aminoacyl-tRNA deacylase — translation MKALIQRVSSASVSVDGECCASISRGFLVFLGITHGDTKAAAEKLAEKIRKLRIFEDENGKTNLSIEDVAGELLVVSQFTLYADCRGGNRPGFDNAAEPSYAKNIYEYFLSYCESRFRSVGHGIFGADMKVSLVNDGPFTIMLETV, via the coding sequence ATGAAAGCACTGATTCAACGCGTAAGTTCCGCATCGGTATCGGTAGACGGTGAGTGCTGCGCTTCCATTTCTCGCGGCTTTCTCGTTTTTTTAGGCATTACGCACGGAGACACAAAAGCGGCCGCTGAAAAGCTCGCGGAAAAAATCCGTAAGCTTCGCATTTTTGAAGATGAAAACGGAAAGACGAATTTATCGATCGAAGACGTTGCGGGCGAACTTTTGGTCGTATCGCAGTTTACGCTGTATGCGGACTGCAGGGGCGGCAATCGGCCCGGTTTTGACAATGCCGCCGAACCTTCTTATGCCAAAAACATATATGAATATTTTTTATCGTACTGCGAGAGCCGATTCCGCTCTGTCGGTCACGGTATTTTCGGTGCCGATATGAAAGTTTCGCTTGTCAACGACGGTCCCTTTACGATTATGCTTGAAACCGTTTGA
- a CDS encoding PadR family transcriptional regulator → MDISLTELLLLGILAEKPQHGYHIEHLIEERGMRKWTEVGFSSIYYVLDRLEKKGLAAGTHTAGKAQKRYSITDKGMAILKEETKNRIEKRRPSNMHFMTGLAGSWLLESSELIDAFKNRRNEIKKDLQALQKKITENENAPRSARELLSLSEALLKTEADWISAELRRIKK, encoded by the coding sequence ATGGATATATCATTGACGGAGCTGCTGCTGCTTGGCATTTTAGCCGAAAAACCGCAGCACGGTTATCACATCGAACATCTCATCGAAGAGCGGGGCATGCGGAAGTGGACTGAAGTCGGCTTTTCTTCAATTTATTACGTTTTAGATCGACTTGAAAAAAAAGGTTTGGCGGCCGGCACTCATACGGCGGGCAAAGCACAAAAGCGTTATTCCATAACCGATAAAGGTATGGCGATTCTGAAAGAAGAAACGAAAAACCGAATCGAAAAGCGGCGGCCTTCGAATATGCACTTTATGACGGGATTAGCCGGAAGCTGGCTGTTGGAATCTTCGGAACTCATCGACGCTTTTAAAAATCGGCGGAACGAAATAAAAAAAGATTTACAAGCGCTGCAAAAAAAGATTACGGAAAATGAAAATGCGCCGCGCTCTGCACGCGAGCTGCTCTCTTTGAGCGAAGCATTGTTGAAAACCGAAGCGGATTGGATAAGCGCGGAATTGAGGAGGATAAAAAAATGA
- a CDS encoding BtrH N-terminal domain-containing protein: MNVSVKPFIGQHCETTATGTLLHQLGIELSEPMLFGIGEGLNFIIWNMKTMAFPFMGGRVKPDVLTANIAKNLELKLTVRETSSHKKAWEGVKALLDAGKAVGVKLDCYHLEYFSHPIHFAGHYVAIIGYDDKNAFLIDTKQQGTSSVTSLESLEAARSEKGAMSSKNLYYTIEKEKCTPLKKAVVKAIRGNAAAYLSPPIKNLSYKGIEKASGEIIRWFDGSGDVKTEFAASAMLMEKAGTGGALFRNLYRDFLAEAYRLTKHDAIEKAHKAFTDIAKDWSRVIALFENVGKTGERRYVLQASELLRSLAEKEKGAMQLLENIRQQKEMP; encoded by the coding sequence ATGAACGTATCGGTAAAACCCTTTATCGGACAGCACTGCGAAACTACTGCGACGGGAACTTTGCTGCATCAGTTGGGGATCGAGCTTTCAGAACCGATGCTGTTCGGGATCGGCGAAGGTTTAAACTTTATTATATGGAACATGAAAACGATGGCATTTCCGTTTATGGGCGGCCGCGTCAAGCCCGACGTACTCACTGCGAATATCGCAAAAAATCTCGAATTGAAACTTACGGTACGGGAAACGAGTTCGCACAAAAAAGCGTGGGAAGGAGTTAAAGCGCTGTTGGATGCCGGCAAAGCGGTCGGCGTAAAGCTCGATTGCTATCACCTTGAATATTTTTCGCATCCGATACATTTTGCGGGACACTACGTCGCCATTATCGGTTATGACGATAAAAATGCGTTTTTAATCGATACGAAACAGCAGGGTACTTCTTCGGTGACGTCGCTGGAAAGTTTGGAAGCGGCTCGGAGCGAAAAAGGAGCGATGTCGTCGAAAAATCTGTATTATACGATCGAAAAAGAAAAATGCACTCCGCTCAAAAAAGCCGTCGTCAAAGCGATCCGCGGTAATGCGGCGGCGTATCTTTCTCCTCCGATTAAAAATCTTTCGTACAAGGGCATTGAAAAAGCGAGCGGCGAAATTATACGATGGTTCGACGGCTCCGGAGATGTTAAAACGGAATTCGCCGCGAGCGCGATGTTGATGGAAAAAGCGGGGACCGGCGGAGCGCTGTTTCGAAATCTTTACCGCGATTTTTTAGCCGAAGCTTATCGCTTGACGAAACACGATGCGATCGAAAAAGCACACAAAGCGTTTACGGATATTGCGAAAGACTGGTCGCGCGTCATCGCGCTTTTTGAAAACGTCGGAAAAACCGGTGAAAGACGGTACGTGCTGCAAGCGTCGGAACTCCTGCGAAGTCTCGCCGAAAAGGAAAAAGGAGCGATGCAGCTGCTCGAAAATATCCGACAGCAAAAGGAGATGCCGTAA
- a CDS encoding adenylate/guanylate cyclase domain-containing protein, with protein sequence MKENCIDCILRTDTDITPEQLFFMTRYVPYRVVKMMGESPCCFFERTIEKFQGVMVYLDIIGFTKIVDGYMKTGRDVADLTNTLSDYYSVVIETVRGFGGSVFQFAGDSILICFERLKDENDENNLRRALAAMILILELSNNYNTVSEEFVHFKLRPKIGMGRGEIFQIFLGDTEYSMTPVLTGAAVIQAIKMEEACTTQEIVVSIPVWDLACQIGLERYFAEQEGFYHLTDIPEDFAASVERPEYIDVETWFTNPRFYNRLYSFINPVIFSRIKNNVQGFDGEYRNVTCCMVRFDGVFGQVVSEASIAEGYESLNKIYKDLQDIANRFTGYCGKPDLSDKGIVFPVFFGMPVAIENKERMALLFAYKLIEEEEKAGGKIIVNVGISTGVVYAGEFGANMRKDFTIVGNAINFAARLMMNATNHGSFTVFIDEATKAETDAMSETETMPGIMLKGFSEMQTVYHLLSLKRDIEKVRHKTELFGRSGELSALRALYEKTRQGELCFAPIVGDIGLGKSYLVQDFISDIMASYTDTVIMYGRAYSYEGSTPFFLWNDIIKRVVGITDSMQGEMLLLHVVNKFVRELPAYKNWVSYFLSVLGYGFAENPVTARLDAAAKQQQFFLLVYTLLVNYAENHPLVIVLENLQWADNLSLHLLSYIFRQSKNVPILIIPVSRESKKIKRIFSLNNIKVMRLAPLNDTAASRLTAKLLNFETPDKLLSAKIVALSGGNPLYIQSIVESLISNKKIVKNDAGYYYPVKPIDDIKIPYTIENLIVVQLNALSYESQVICKNASAIGRTFSLSALEALMSETISSEVLDRSLTELEESGFIICDNAKRTLFTFKDVMVRDVLYRTIIESTRKSLNIAMINYLEEKYKDNIRSAVDKLLYYAEQAKDTDAIAKYTNLAAESECNA encoded by the coding sequence ATGAAAGAAAATTGCATCGACTGCATTTTGCGTACTGATACCGACATAACGCCCGAACAGCTTTTTTTTATGACGCGTTATGTTCCTTATCGCGTCGTAAAAATGATGGGCGAATCGCCATGCTGCTTTTTCGAACGGACGATAGAAAAATTTCAGGGCGTCATGGTATACCTCGATATCATCGGATTTACGAAAATCGTCGACGGCTATATGAAAACCGGCCGCGACGTTGCGGATCTTACGAATACGCTGTCAGATTATTATTCGGTCGTTATAGAAACCGTCCGCGGGTTCGGCGGTTCCGTGTTCCAGTTTGCAGGCGATTCTATCCTCATCTGTTTCGAAAGATTGAAAGACGAAAACGATGAAAACAATTTACGCCGTGCGCTTGCAGCGATGATCCTCATCCTCGAGTTGAGCAACAATTACAATACGGTTTCCGAAGAATTCGTTCATTTTAAGCTGCGCCCGAAAATCGGCATGGGGCGGGGGGAAATCTTTCAGATATTTCTCGGCGATACGGAATATTCGATGACGCCGGTGCTTACCGGGGCGGCCGTCATCCAAGCGATCAAAATGGAAGAAGCGTGTACGACGCAGGAGATCGTCGTGAGTATTCCCGTGTGGGATCTTGCGTGTCAAATAGGGCTCGAACGCTACTTTGCCGAACAGGAAGGTTTTTATCATCTTACCGATATCCCGGAAGATTTTGCCGCTTCGGTCGAACGTCCCGAATACATCGACGTGGAAACATGGTTTACAAATCCGCGTTTTTACAATCGTCTGTATTCGTTTATCAATCCCGTTATCTTCAGCCGGATAAAAAACAATGTGCAGGGCTTTGACGGCGAATACCGCAACGTAACGTGCTGCATGGTTCGCTTCGACGGAGTTTTCGGACAGGTCGTCAGCGAAGCGTCGATTGCCGAAGGTTATGAAAGTCTTAATAAAATTTATAAAGATCTGCAGGATATCGCGAATCGTTTTACCGGTTATTGCGGAAAGCCCGATTTGAGCGACAAGGGTATCGTGTTTCCCGTCTTTTTCGGTATGCCCGTTGCAATCGAAAACAAAGAACGCATGGCGCTGCTGTTTGCGTATAAGCTGATCGAAGAAGAGGAAAAGGCGGGCGGTAAAATTATCGTAAACGTCGGTATTTCCACGGGCGTCGTCTATGCCGGAGAATTCGGTGCGAATATGCGCAAAGATTTTACGATCGTCGGCAACGCGATCAACTTTGCCGCGCGCCTCATGATGAACGCGACGAACCACGGAAGTTTTACCGTCTTTATCGATGAAGCGACAAAGGCGGAAACCGATGCGATGAGCGAAACGGAAACGATGCCCGGCATCATGCTCAAAGGTTTTTCCGAAATGCAAACCGTATATCATCTTTTGTCGCTCAAAAGAGATATCGAAAAAGTACGCCATAAAACGGAGCTGTTCGGAAGGAGCGGCGAACTTTCGGCTCTTCGGGCATTGTATGAAAAAACCAGACAGGGAGAGCTGTGTTTTGCTCCTATTGTCGGCGATATCGGTTTGGGAAAGTCTTACCTTGTACAGGATTTCATTTCGGATATTATGGCATCATACACGGATACCGTCATCATGTACGGCAGAGCATATTCGTACGAAGGTTCGACCCCGTTTTTTTTGTGGAACGACATCATAAAGCGCGTCGTCGGCATAACCGATTCGATGCAGGGCGAAATGCTTTTGCTGCACGTCGTTAACAAATTTGTACGCGAGCTTCCGGCTTATAAAAATTGGGTGTCGTATTTTCTGTCGGTACTCGGCTACGGTTTCGCGGAAAATCCGGTAACCGCGCGCCTTGATGCGGCGGCAAAGCAGCAGCAGTTTTTTCTTCTCGTATATACGCTGCTCGTAAACTATGCGGAAAATCATCCGCTCGTCATCGTTCTTGAAAATCTGCAATGGGCGGACAATCTTTCGCTGCACTTGCTTTCGTATATTTTCAGACAATCTAAGAACGTGCCGATCCTCATCATACCCGTTTCGCGTGAATCGAAAAAGATAAAGCGGATTTTTTCCCTGAACAATATTAAAGTGATGCGTCTTGCGCCTTTAAACGATACCGCCGCTTCTCGGCTTACGGCAAAGCTTTTAAATTTCGAAACTCCCGATAAACTGCTTTCGGCGAAAATAGTTGCTCTGTCCGGCGGCAATCCGCTGTATATCCAAAGCATTGTCGAAAGTCTCATTTCGAATAAAAAAATTGTTAAAAATGATGCAGGCTATTATTATCCCGTCAAGCCTATCGATGATATAAAGATTCCGTATACGATCGAAAATCTTATCGTCGTACAGCTCAATGCGCTTTCGTATGAATCGCAGGTTATCTGCAAAAATGCTTCCGCTATCGGCAGAACGTTTTCGCTTTCCGCGCTTGAAGCGCTTATGTCCGAAACGATTTCTTCGGAAGTTCTCGATCGCTCGCTTACCGAACTTGAAGAGAGCGGCTTTATCATTTGCGACAATGCAAAGCGGACGCTCTTTACGTTTAAAGATGTGATGGTGCGCGATGTCCTCTATAGAACGATTATCGAGTCTACGCGGAAAAGTTTGAATATCGCGATGATCAATTATCTTGAAGAAAAATATAAAGACAATATTCGATCTGCTGTGGACAAATTGCTGTACTATGCGGAGCAGGCGAAAGATACCGATGCGATTGCAAAGTATACGAACCTTGCTGCGGAGAGCGAATGCAATGCGTGA
- a CDS encoding type I phosphomannose isomerase catalytic subunit: MREIIFVNPVLKDTVWGGKRLAEYGYELPSDHVGEAWAISAHPNGDCTISGGTFAGMHLSELWKNHRELFGDVQGDRFPLLTKIIDAERDLSIQVHPDDAYAKLHENGSLGKTECWYILDAAPGTKIVIGHNAKDRGEVRDMIEQKRWNEFIREVPVHKGDFFFIAPGTVHAIKGGTLLLETQQNSDVTYRVYDYDRPGSDGKPRALHIAESIDVITAPFEESLPQKDPHKTINKNLGELVSCPYFSVWTLGVHGRAEIVQDQKFMLVSVVEGAGTVDGRAIRKGSHFMLPYEYGRAVFEGDMQLVISAV, translated from the coding sequence ATGCGTGAAATCATTTTTGTTAATCCCGTTTTAAAAGATACGGTGTGGGGCGGAAAGCGCCTCGCAGAATACGGTTATGAACTTCCGAGCGATCATGTCGGAGAAGCGTGGGCGATCAGCGCGCATCCGAACGGCGACTGTACGATTTCAGGCGGTACTTTCGCCGGTATGCACCTCTCCGAGCTTTGGAAAAATCATCGCGAGCTTTTCGGCGATGTGCAGGGCGATCGCTTTCCGCTTTTGACGAAGATCATCGATGCGGAGCGCGACCTGTCCATCCAAGTGCATCCCGACGATGCGTACGCAAAACTGCACGAAAACGGCTCTCTCGGAAAAACCGAATGCTGGTACATTCTCGATGCCGCGCCCGGTACGAAGATCGTCATCGGGCACAATGCGAAAGACCGCGGTGAAGTGCGCGATATGATCGAACAAAAGCGCTGGAACGAGTTTATCCGCGAAGTGCCGGTGCACAAAGGCGACTTTTTCTTTATTGCGCCGGGAACGGTTCACGCGATAAAGGGCGGTACGCTTTTGCTTGAAACGCAGCAAAACAGCGACGTCACTTACCGCGTCTACGATTACGATAGGCCGGGAAGCGACGGAAAACCGCGAGCACTTCATATTGCCGAGAGCATCGACGTCATAACGGCGCCGTTTGAAGAGAGTCTGCCGCAAAAGGATCCGCATAAAACGATCAATAAAAATCTCGGCGAACTCGTAAGCTGTCCGTATTTTTCCGTGTGGACGCTCGGCGTGCACGGACGGGCGGAAATCGTGCAGGATCAAAAGTTTATGCTCGTATCTGTCGTCGAAGGCGCAGGTACGGTTGACGGAAGGGCGATTCGGAAGGGGAGCCACTTTATGCTTCCGTATGAATACGGACGGGCGGTATTCGAAGGCGATATGCAGCTCGTCATATCCGCAGTGTAA
- a CDS encoding tRNA threonylcarbamoyladenosine dehydratase yields the protein MTAFDTESATGAAVSAADVARNNANTGDGKAECARSDKDRFSRTKMLIGEDGIETLQKSRVIVFGIGGVGGFVVEALSRAGIGSLDIVDNDTVSASNINRQIYALDSTVGAYKVDVAAARIRDINPECAVTAHRCFFLPDTKDRFDFSRWDYVVDAVDTVAAKIEIIKRAKDAGTRIISAMGTGNKLDASRFRIADIAETSVCPLARVVRRELKKKGIEKVPVLYSTELPSVSGKVPASISFVPAAAGLLIAQKVVCDLLGKVQGC from the coding sequence TTGACGGCGTTCGATACGGAAAGCGCGACGGGGGCGGCAGTGTCCGCGGCGGATGTCGCGCGTAACAATGCAAACACCGGCGATGGAAAAGCCGAATGCGCTCGATCCGATAAAGACCGCTTTTCGCGGACGAAGATGCTCATCGGGGAAGACGGCATCGAAACGCTGCAAAAAAGCCGCGTCATCGTGTTCGGTATCGGAGGCGTGGGCGGCTTTGTCGTCGAAGCGCTTTCGCGCGCGGGTATCGGTTCGCTCGATATCGTCGATAACGATACCGTTTCAGCTTCGAACATAAACCGGCAGATATACGCGCTCGACAGTACGGTCGGCGCGTATAAAGTCGATGTCGCCGCCGCGCGCATCCGCGACATCAATCCCGAATGCGCCGTAACGGCTCACCGTTGTTTTTTTCTTCCCGACACGAAAGATCGATTCGATTTTTCCCGCTGGGATTACGTCGTCGATGCCGTCGATACTGTTGCGGCAAAAATAGAAATCATAAAAAGAGCGAAAGATGCGGGTACGCGTATCATAAGCGCTATGGGTACGGGAAACAAACTCGACGCATCGCGCTTCCGCATTGCCGATATAGCCGAGACGAGCGTGTGTCCGCTTGCGCGCGTCGTGCGGCGGGAATTGAAAAAGAAAGGTATAGAAAAAGTTCCGGTGCTGTATTCGACGGAGCTGCCGTCCGTCAGCGGAAAGGTACCCGCAAGCATTTCATTCGTACCTGCGGCTGCGGGGCTTTTGATCGCGCAAAAGGTCGTGTGCGATTTGCTCGGCAAAGTTCAGGGTTGTTGA
- a CDS encoding BMP family lipoprotein has protein sequence MKKTIAILCALLAAGAVFAMGDADSSAAGKKSLRVGMVTDAGTIDDKSFNQGTWEGILRAQKDMGIECKYLKPAGTTEADYLKEIGNLADAGYQLIVCPGFKFETAVFAAQDKYPKVKFVILDGKPHNADYSVYKTAPNVAAISWLEQQSAFIAGVAAAVQVKEGSFGFIGGMEIPAVQKFNWGWQQGIKYANANFGTKITIKAENVIYQGTFSDVAAGQQLAASMFDKGVKVIHAAAGGVGVGVISEAKTRRSTGKDVWVVGVDVDQYNDGLMPNGKSVVLTSAMKFLDRASYDMIKAELSGQFPGGKELEFTANNDGVGIPLKNPNLSAEAQKRATEAFEAIKSGKVTVAASSAGLIK, from the coding sequence ATGAAAAAAACAATCGCAATTTTGTGCGCACTGCTCGCAGCCGGTGCAGTCTTTGCAATGGGAGACGCCGATTCTTCGGCAGCCGGAAAAAAATCGCTCCGCGTCGGCATGGTAACCGATGCCGGAACCATCGACGACAAATCATTCAACCAAGGCACGTGGGAAGGCATTCTCCGCGCTCAAAAAGATATGGGCATCGAATGCAAATATCTCAAGCCTGCGGGAACGACGGAAGCCGACTATCTCAAAGAGATCGGAAACCTCGCGGATGCGGGCTATCAGCTGATCGTCTGCCCGGGCTTCAAATTCGAAACCGCCGTTTTCGCAGCGCAGGACAAATACCCGAAAGTCAAATTTGTCATCCTCGACGGAAAACCGCACAACGCCGATTATTCGGTATACAAAACGGCGCCGAACGTCGCAGCCATTTCGTGGCTCGAACAGCAGTCGGCCTTTATCGCGGGCGTCGCGGCGGCGGTGCAGGTCAAAGAAGGCAGCTTCGGTTTTATCGGCGGCATGGAAATCCCCGCCGTTCAAAAATTCAACTGGGGATGGCAGCAGGGCATCAAATACGCGAATGCGAACTTCGGTACGAAGATAACGATCAAAGCCGAAAACGTCATCTATCAGGGAACTTTCAGCGACGTTGCGGCAGGCCAACAGCTCGCAGCTTCCATGTTCGATAAAGGCGTCAAAGTCATCCATGCGGCGGCAGGCGGTGTCGGCGTCGGCGTCATCAGCGAAGCGAAAACGAGGCGCTCTACCGGCAAAGACGTATGGGTCGTCGGCGTCGACGTCGATCAATACAACGACGGTCTCATGCCGAACGGAAAGAGCGTCGTACTCACATCCGCTATGAAATTCCTCGACCGCGCTTCGTACGACATGATCAAAGCCGAACTCTCAGGTCAATTCCCCGGCGGCAAAGAACTCGAGTTTACGGCGAACAACGACGGCGTCGGCATCCCCTTGAAAAACCCGAACCTCTCGGCGGAAGCGCAAAAGCGCGCGACCGAAGCCTTCGAAGCGATCAAATCGGGAAAAGTCACCGTTGCGGCATCCTCAGCCGGATTAATAAAATAA